The sequence CAACCAACTATAATAACCTGGTTCTTTTTCTAGTACTTCTTCAACAAGAACTCCTTTATGCTTCCCAAAAGAAAAGATCTCTTTTTCTTCTTTATTTAAAGCTATAAATCCTGCAAAATCAACCGATTTTTTTCGTGTTGTAAATTCAGACAACGTTTTCATATCGTTTTCTAAATCATCATACCTATCTAACTGTGCTTTCAAAATTTCATAGGTTGCCATTGTATCCGCTTCTGCACTATGTGCATTTTCAAGACTTTGGTTGCAATAAAATTTATAAGCAGCACTAAGTGTTCTTTCTTCTTTTTTATGAAAAATAGTTTGCACATCTACAGAAACGCTATTCTTCATGTCAAAATCGACACCAGCTCTAAGCATTTCTTCAGCAAGCAAAGGAATATCAAAACGATCAGAATTAAAACCTGCCAAATCAGAATCTTTAATCATATTAAACACATGAGAAGCTAATTCTTTAAATGTTGGTTCATTCGCAACTTTTTCATCTGTGATTCCATGAACTGCAGTTGTTTGTGCTGGAATTGGAATTGTTGGATTTACCAACCATGTTTTACTTTCTTTATTTCCATTTGGAAACACTTTAAAAATAGAAATTTCTACAATTCTATCTCTTGCAACATCAATTCCTGTAGTTTCAAGATCAAAAAAACAAATCGGTCTATTCAGTTTTAATTCCATTTATATTTTTATTTTTAAGAAGATAAAATAGTATAACTTCTGCTATTATTAAATTAAAAGTCCATCCTAGCCAAGAAACAATTCTATATGTATCCATTGGCGGTGTTTGAAGCAAAAATACAATAATGAATTTAAACAATCTAAGAGAAACAGCAGATAATGTTAATGCGAAACTTCTTATTGCAAATTCTCTGTGTTTTTTAAAATTTTGTTTTCTTATGTAATAATAACTCAAGCAAGTAAAAACCAACCAAAGTATAGAAAGCAAAACAAAAGCTACTTGCGCTACAATTCCTCCGTTTGCGTGATAACTCATTACTAAACCAGATGGCCCAGAAACAAATAGAATTACAAAAACATATAACTTCCCAAGACCTTTATGAAGCCTATTGTATTTCTGACGCATCTTTTTTGAGAACTGTACCCAACCCATTAACATTAAAAAAATACTAGAATACACATGTGTAAAAAAAGCGATTTTATAATGTAACAACTGAATTTCTTCATACTTTATTCTTAAAAAAGCCACATCAAAACGTAGAGGAATGTATTGTATTGTTATCAGCAACAACAAGTATGTAAAATATCCATAAACAACAAGAAGCAAAAACTTCAATACATCTCTAAAAGTTAGATTTTCTTTTACTATTTTTTTCATCGAAAGCTATTAACCTCTTCCAAATTCATCATAATATTCTTCAGCATTTTTTTCATAAACCAATAACAACTTAATATTATTCTTTTCTATCTCCGTCAAATCCTCTTTAATGTTAGTATGCACGGGAATATACCATTCATGTTTATCGAAAAAAGCTCTCAATTGACGATTTTTAAATGAATATCCATGTTTTGCATAAATTGAATTTCTTAAAACATAAATATCTGCTTTGGATAAATTTTCTACTTCTTTTTTAGTTAATAAAGCCGAAGAAGGATTCAAATTAAACACCTTTTCAGTTGTTGCAAAATATTCTTCTTGGAGATAATTTTCAACATGCCCATCATATTCTTCTTGAACCATCTTAGATTTTTTCTTTTCCCAATCCACATAAACATTGGTCAACTTGTTATTCGGATTATAGTTGAATATCTTTTTTGTTAGATCGTATTTTCTTTCATGTGTTTCCACTTTTTTATAAGCCTTCCATTTTCCAGAAACAACACTATCATTTTTTCCAATTTCAAAATTAAACTCCCCGTCATATTTATCATCTCCAAGTTCTTTTACTTCAAAAATATAACTCCCATCTACAAAGTTAATCGATCCCGAGAATGGTCTGTTATTTCCAGCAACAACAGAGTGACCTTCTACCAAATCGCCTGTTATCTTATCTATAGATATCGTAATTTTATTGCTCATATTATAAGCAACATGCTCTCCTGTGTATTTGTTTTTTTTTATAATCATCCTCCAAAGGCTCAAACCAACCTACCCAATATCCTAACAAATCATCCGTAGAGTTAATAATTAAATTTTGATTAAACTCCGATTCATTAATTTCAGAAATCAAATCGTTTTCTGCTGGGTTCTCAATTTCTGGAGCAACATCTTTAACTGTTTCTTTACAACTATAGAAACCCATTCCTATTAGCAACAAAAACAAATATTTCATATGTACTTTCTTTTAATCTATTTATAAAAAAAATGACAGGCTTAGAAAAACCTGTCATAAATATAATTATTTTTTTTTCAATTCTTAAACCTCACGATTAATATCCCAAGCTTCTAAGTATTCGGCAACTCTTTTCACGAAGCTTCCTCCAAGTGCTCCATCTACAACTCTATGGTCATAAGAGTGAGACAAAAACATTTTTTGGCGAATACCAATAAAATCTCCTTCTGGTGTTTCAATAACAGCAGGCACTTTTCTAATTGCACCTAATGCTAAAATACCAACTTGTGGTTGATTAATAATTGGTGTTCCGAAAACAGAACCAAAAGTACCAACATTAGTCACAGTATATGTTCCTCCTTGTGTATCGTCTGGTTTCAACTTTCCGTTTCTTGCTCTGTTCGCTAAATCATTAACCGCTTTAGCCATACCAACTAGATTTAACTGATCTGCATTTTTAATAACAGGTACAATTAAATTTCCGTTAGGTAATGCAGCTGCCATTCCTAAATTGATATTTCTCTTTTTGATAATAAAATCACCATCGATCGAAATATTCATTCCTGGAAAATCTTTTAATGCCTTTGCAACAACTTCCATAAAAATTGGAGTAAAAGTTAATTTTTCTCCTTCTCTCTTTTCAAAAGAACCTTTAATCTTCTCTCTCCATTTAACGATATTCGTTACATCAACCTCTATAAATGATTGTACATGAGCAGAAGTCTGAACAGATTCTACCATATATTTAGAAATCAACTTACGCATTCTATCCATTTCTACAATCTCATCACCACCATTAACAGAAACTGGAATTACTGGTGCAACGGATTGATTTTGAACAACAGGTGTCGTTTTTTGAACAACAGGAGCAGATACGGGCGCAACAGTTGATTCTTTAACCGTAGCAGGTTGCACACTTCTATTTTCTATATATCTTAAAATATCTTCTTTATTAACACGTCCACCTTTACCAGAACCTTCAATATTTTCCAATTCTTGTAGCGATATACCTTCTTCTTTAGCTATATTCTTTACTAAAGGAGAAAAGAACTTGTCTGAACCTGAATAATCTTCAGAAACTGCAACAGTTTCTTTAGCTACTTCAATAGTTTTTTCTACTTCAGCTACTGGAGCAGCAACTTCAACTTGTGTTGCAACTTCTCCTTCACCTTCTGTTTCAATTATGGCAATTGTTTGCCCTACTTGAACAACATCATCGGTATTAAAAAGAATTTCTACAAGTGTTCCTGCAACTTCAGAAGGCACTTCACTATCTACTTTATCAGTAGCAATTTCAAGTACAGCCTCATCCATTTCAATTTTATCTCCAACGTTTTTCAACCAATTGGTTACAGTTGCTTCTGCAACACTCTCACCCATTTTAGGTAATTTCAATTCAAATTTTGCCATATTATTAAACTATCGTTGTGTTTTTGTATTTCATTTGCAAAAATACTAATTTTTATAACTGTTTATAAAGAATATCGTAAATTATTTTAATATAACCACTTCTCCTCTATCATTTGAATTATTACTACCAATTATATAATTTGAATTGCTAATATAATTCTTAAATGTTATTTTCTTTGATTTATTCTCAATCATGAATTCTATTATTTCTTTGTACGAAAACGAATCTGTATCAAAAACAATCTCAATATTTTTATTATTATCCCTTTTAAACCTTTCAAAGCTAGCTATAACTTTGATAGGCTTAGGCAAATTTAATAAAGTTTTCGATTTAGAAAAAAAGATATATTCATCTATTTGTTTTATTTTATTTTTTTGTTGATTTTTCTTCATCAAACTAAACGCGAAACTTCCAATTTTCATCATTAGATCAAAAATAAAAGATTTCTTAAAATGTTTTCCATAAAAGAATTGCATTGCTTCTTGAAAACGCTTCATGTAAGTTCCATCTCGAACTGTACTTTCTCCTTTATAATGAATTACGTTTGTTTCGTGATAGTAATAATTTGTTTTCCCTAGATTCTTAATCATATAACTTAAATCTATATCATCGGAATACATAAAACAATCCTCATCAAATCCCCCTACATTTAGATACAAATCTCTCTTCATCACCATAAAAGCACCTACTAAAATATCGACTTCGCCAGATTCATTTTCATGTATATGTTGCGCATAATACCTATTAAAAAAAAATGAATTTGGAAAAACCTTATACAATCCGAATATCTTAGTAAACGCAACCCATGGAGTTGGCACTCCTCTTTTACATTCTGGTAGAAAATTCCCTGTTCCATCAATCAGTTTACAGCCAATAATTCCAATTTTAGAAGAATGTGCTTCATGTGCTGAAATGATTTTAGAGAAAGTATCTTCCGCAACAACAGTATCTGGGTTTAAAATGCAAATATATTCACCTTTAGCTTCTGCTACAGCGATATTATTCCCTTTTGGAAAACCCAAATTTGCTTTATTCTCAATCAATTTCACATTAGGAAACTGTCTCCTCATCATTTCACAACTATCATCTTTCGAATCATTATCTATCACAATAATTTCGCCATCAACACCTTCTAGTGCTTTCTTCACACTTAAAACACACTGCTCTAAGAAATACCGAACATTATAATTGAGAATAATTACTGATAATTGCATGGTGCGAATATAGGAATTCTTGCCTACTTTCAAAAGACCAATATATAATGACAGTAGTAAATTTATTGAAAAATTCTTAATATCTTCGAAGCATTAAACAAAAGCTACATACATAATTAAGAAACACAAAAAATAATCAAATGAAATTTTTTATTAGAACACTCCTTCTTCTGTTATCACTAAGCACGTTTTCTCAAGAAGATATTGCGCAAAATTTTGATAAAAAAGAAATTTACATTACAATGAGAGATGGTGTAAAACTTTTTACAGCCATCTACACTCCTAAAGATATATCTAAGGATAACAAATATCCTTTTTTAATGCAAAGAACTTGCTATAGTATTGCCCCTTATGGTGAAGACAAGTTCCCTAAATCATTAGG is a genomic window of Flavobacterium jumunjinense containing:
- a CDS encoding dihydrolipoamide acetyltransferase family protein, whose amino-acid sequence is MAKFELKLPKMGESVAEATVTNWLKNVGDKIEMDEAVLEIATDKVDSEVPSEVAGTLVEILFNTDDVVQVGQTIAIIETEGEGEVATQVEVAAPVAEVEKTIEVAKETVAVSEDYSGSDKFFSPLVKNIAKEEGISLQELENIEGSGKGGRVNKEDILRYIENRSVQPATVKESTVAPVSAPVVQKTTPVVQNQSVAPVIPVSVNGGDEIVEMDRMRKLISKYMVESVQTSAHVQSFIEVDVTNIVKWREKIKGSFEKREGEKLTFTPIFMEVVAKALKDFPGMNISIDGDFIIKKRNINLGMAAALPNGNLIVPVIKNADQLNLVGMAKAVNDLANRARNGKLKPDDTQGGTYTVTNVGTFGSVFGTPIINQPQVGILALGAIRKVPAVIETPEGDFIGIRQKMFLSHSYDHRVVDGALGGSFVKRVAEYLEAWDINREV
- a CDS encoding 3'-5' exonuclease yields the protein MELKLNRPICFFDLETTGIDVARDRIVEISIFKVFPNGNKESKTWLVNPTIPIPAQTTAVHGITDEKVANEPTFKELASHVFNMIKDSDLAGFNSDRFDIPLLAEEMLRAGVDFDMKNSVSVDVQTIFHKKEERTLSAAYKFYCNQSLENAHSAEADTMATYEILKAQLDRYDDLENDMKTLSEFTTRKKSVDFAGFIALNKEEKEIFSFGKHKGVLVEEVLEKEPGYYSWLQNADFPLYTKKVLTAIKLRKLNTKL
- a CDS encoding YARHG domain-containing protein, whose amino-acid sequence is MSNKITISIDKITGDLVEGHSVVAGNNRPFSGSINFVDGSYIFEVKELGDDKYDGEFNFEIGKNDSVVSGKWKAYKKVETHERKYDLTKKIFNYNPNNKLTNVYVDWEKKKSKMVQEEYDGHVENYLQEEYFATTEKVFNLNPSSALLTKKEVENLSKADIYVLRNSIYAKHGYSFKNRQLRAFFDKHEWYIPVHTNIKEDLTEIEKNNIKLLLVYEKNAEEYYDEFGRG
- a CDS encoding glycosyltransferase family 2 protein — protein: MQLSVIILNYNVRYFLEQCVLSVKKALEGVDGEIIVIDNDSKDDSCEMMRRQFPNVKLIENKANLGFPKGNNIAVAEAKGEYICILNPDTVVAEDTFSKIISAHEAHSSKIGIIGCKLIDGTGNFLPECKRGVPTPWVAFTKIFGLYKVFPNSFFFNRYYAQHIHENESGEVDILVGAFMVMKRDLYLNVGGFDEDCFMYSDDIDLSYMIKNLGKTNYYYHETNVIHYKGESTVRDGTYMKRFQEAMQFFYGKHFKKSFIFDLMMKIGSFAFSLMKKNQQKNKIKQIDEYIFFSKSKTLLNLPKPIKVIASFERFKRDNNKNIEIVFDTDSFSYKEIIEFMIENKSKKITFKNYISNSNYIIGSNNSNDRGEVVILK
- a CDS encoding DUF2306 domain-containing protein; translated protein: MKKIVKENLTFRDVLKFLLLVVYGYFTYLLLLITIQYIPLRFDVAFLRIKYEEIQLLHYKIAFFTHVYSSIFLMLMGWVQFSKKMRQKYNRLHKGLGKLYVFVILFVSGPSGLVMSYHANGGIVAQVAFVLLSILWLVFTCLSYYYIRKQNFKKHREFAIRSFALTLSAVSLRLFKFIIVFLLQTPPMDTYRIVSWLGWTFNLIIAEVILFYLLKNKNINGIKTE